CTACCATAGGTGATTGGTATATTCTTGTTTGATACCAGAATTGGTGAAAGACAGGGGGAAAAGCCTGTGTCTTATTACCTCAACTGGGCCAATTGCTAATATTGAATCAACATGTTTCATCGTCGTCATATGCCTTTCATCTTTGCTTGTGGCATTTTTTGTCACTTGGCTTTTGTCAGAGGATGAGTTTTCTTATGTTTTAAAAATCAGTAATGTATGTTGCCGTTCTTTATATATATAAGTTACATAACTACATTCTTGCGTGCTTCTGGTTATGGCAGTTGGACTGCAAAGGATACTGTCAATGCTTGAATCCGAGGATCCCAACACACGTATTCATGCCGTGAAAATAGTGGCCAACCTTGCTGCTGAAGGTTTCTAATCTTATATCTCAAAGTGCTATCGTTGTTTCTGTCTTGcttggtaaaaattatgttttgaCAACATTTTGACAACTAACTGCCATTTGTTTTCACCTGAACTAACTATATTATGTCTTTGAGGTGTAAAATTGATTCTTGTTGTTATGTGCGTTGTTTATATCTTTTGTGCAAGTTTGTGGAAATTGTGTAGTGTTTCCAATAGGCTTTTGATATGCCATTAGACAGCAAGACCTCTCGACTCATTTTCCCAGATGATAAGGTGCTAAGTTGACAACCTCGTAATGCATGTGTTGGAGCATGCTTTTCACTGATGGAGAGTGTTATAAGCTAATCCCCTTTTTAGTACACTACTACATTCACGTGTATTTTACATTTTCTATAGGACTCATATAGCCTGAGACACTGAGCGGCCTCCTTCTTTTCTGTTATAGTTTTTAATCTACTTAATATGGTTATAACTTATCATTAAAACATAGCAAGGCTTAAATCAGTCTGCATTTATATGCAGAAACAAACCAAGAAAGGATTGTTGCAGCTGGTGGACTCACATCTTTGTTAATGCTTCTTCGAAACTACGAGGACGAAATTGTACGCCGAGTCGCTGCTGGAGCAATTGCCAATCTTGCTATGAGTGGTATTGCGTGCTTTCACTTTGTGAGAACTTTTAGATTCCCACCCCCTCTGCCCCTGCCATTAGTACGAGTTTTTAGCTAAAAATGAAAAATCTACTATTTGCTGACATGGACCAAAATGCAATCTATTAGCAATAGGcggggacagagggagtatcatTTTGAATGGTTTTTCTGTTGGAGAGCCGGTATGATCTCTTTGCATCTCATTATGCAATTTGCAGAAGCAAATCAAGAACTTATCGTCGCTGAAGGTGGAATTAGTCTATTGTCAATAACTGCTGATGATGCTGAAGATCCACAGACCCTCCGCATGGTTGCTGGGGCCATAGCTAATCTATGTGGGAATGGTAATAGTTTTTTTTCTCTGCATCTTTGTTCTATGCCTCTTTTATTGACACTCGGTACTTTTTGGGCAGTCTCTCTGTCAACTTTTTAAAGCTACAATTTTTTTAGTATGTGTTTGATAAGTTCGATTAGTTTCTGCAAAactatttttttttcctttgaaaATTTAAAATCTCTCGTTCAGAAGTTTTCTTGTAGATATTGCTGCCTTTTATCTGCAGTATATCTGATTGGCTTTGGAATTTTTGTAGATAATCCTGTATGCTTATTTGCAACATAAAATATGCCTTATGCAGATAAGCTACAGACCAAGGTGCGTGCTGAGGGTGGTATTAGGGCGTTGCTTGGTATGGTAAGGTGTAGACATCCAGATGTTCTCTCCCAGATTGCAAGGGGAATAGCAAACTTTGCTAAATGTGAATCTCGAAGTGCTACTCAAGGTATGTTGCATGCCTTAACACTGTGATCTAAATGTATCAGATTTGTTGCCATTGCTATAGATGATTTTGAAAATTTCACTTTGGTGCCCTATGTATTCGCTTTGGTGACGAAGTGTAGTATAACCAAAATTTTATCCAAATAGGTGAAATAAACTCATGTAAGCATAATGATGTAGTTGATTTTACAGACTTATTTGAAAACTCACATTAACATATCTACATAATGTTGATTTTTGCGCTTCATTATGATTGAAAAGTCCTTAAATTTGATTATATTGTGTAGTATGCCACGAAAGAGAGAAATTGTTCAAATCTAAGTCACCAAAGTGAGAAATTGTTTAAATCTCAGGCCTTTATAAGTGGTGGTGGTAATTTTCCTGATTTGTCAATGTATTGTAGTTGACCTAAAAGAGTCACTACTCATTATTTGCTATCTGAGCAATACGAGTAGACTAGAAATTCTTAATATAACGATTCTTGGTAAATATAGTCCTACACTTTCTGTTGCTTGTTTACATATTCATCATGGACACATAATTGCCAATCTAGGGTCAAAATCTGGAAAATCATTATTGATCCAAGATGGCGCACTTCCTTGGATTGTTCAGAATGCCAACAATGAAGCTTCACCCATTAGGCGGCATATTGAGCTTGCCCTTTGTCACTTAGCCCAACACGGTAAGCTGATGTATCCCCTGAAGCAAAAGTAGTACTGTAAGAGTTTAAGTGCAGCATTTAACTTCCAAATGAAACTATCCTTTCTGTTGTGCAGAAATAAATGTGAAAGAGTTGATTGCCGGAGGGGCACTCTGGGAATTAGTACGCATATCCCGGGATTGTTCTCGGGACGATATTAAAAGTCTTGCTCGTCGAACCCTTGGTTCGAGCCCCACTTTCCAAGTCGAGCTAAGGCGCTTAAGGAttgaaatatgaattttcttGATGATTCTCCTCTCATGTCACAAATCACAAGCCTATTAGTATAGAAGAAATATGCTGATACCCGAAAAACAGAAATATTCGGGATCAAAAGAGGGGAAGTGCATTTCTGTGGGTGTTAGAATCGCAGAAATATTTGGGGGATCAGTTTTTGCTATCCTCATTGTAGTTTTAGTGTAAATTAGTTTTGATAATATTATTTTTGTAGTTCCCCAATGTATTAGAGTGGTTGATTTCagcttaaaacaaatcttaattCTAATTATTATAATGACAAGATTCCATTTTTTTGTTTCTGAATGACTTGGGAGTTGAGAGTAGTACTACAATAAAACAAGTACTGTCTCTGTGGCTGTGCACACCATTGTTTGTTTCCTTCGATGCTTTTGTTGGCTAATCTTGACAAAGTTTGTAGGCTTGTGAATCACAGATCTTATCAATTGAAATGTTAAATCTTACGGGAAGAGCTTTACAAGGGTGGTGTTGCCCTTTTTTTGGacttggaaaaagaaaaatattcaTCCTTGACGTGCAAAAAATATTCACTCTACATGAAAACAtagatagtttttttttttttttttttttttttttttttttttggcaataaAATACCTTTCGTTGTTTTAATACCTTTTCGTTGTTTTAAcccgattgtcaaaaaaaaaaaaaaaaaaaaaaaaaaaaaaaaaaaactactgtaCTTCCTAAATTGTGATGTACTTTCTAAATCCTAAATAGGGCGCCACCTGTATCATTATCCCTTCTTAATACTCTGTAGCACTCTGTAAATAGTAAGATAACTAGTGCAAAAATAGGTAACAATGTTAATGATAAGCCAAAAACAAGGGTAGCAATGTCGTTAATTATACTATGTTATAATACTAGTGTACTTCCTTGGCCATTTTTCTCAAGCAAATACAATATATATGTAAGACAGGCCAGATAATTGAGTGTTGAATGTTCATATTACTCAAAAAACACTACTTGAAAAAAAATCTTAACATTAAAGAAATGGACATACATCAAATTATAGCACTCTCCCGTATATATCAAATAAAAATAGTAAATCACAAGTTATTATTCTAGCACTCCgggatgataataataatacatcACTGGGTGATACTCAATCTCGTTACCATGACTAAGAACAAAAACCCAACATCATAAGCCTAAATTCTTCAAAATTAACAAAACCATCTCCATCCTTATCAACCCCTTTAATCATAAGATTACATTCCTTAATATCACAATTAACAAACCCAAGTCTCTTTAATACATTATTCAACTCCTTTGCTGATATTAAACCATTCTTATCAGTATCAAATACATGAAATGCATCCATTATCTCATCTTCTAAAACatcatgttgatgatgatgatcatgCTTATACTCATCATGAACATCATAAGCACCATCATCATCatgttcatcatcatcatcatcatcactcatCATGACAACATCCATGTATTCATGCAAATCAACATAACCATCTCCATTAGAATCCATGTATCTTAACATACCATCAGCTTCATCATAAACTTTAGACTTATCATGCCCAAGACACAATAGAAAGTCACTTAGTTCATGTTTAGATATCTTACCATCACCATTTGCATCAATGAATTTAAACACTAATTCTAGTTGATTACTCAACTCCATGCTTCCAAATGATGATTTTAACCCATTAAACCCTaaaaattttcttttgtttttgctTTTCTTACATCTTTTGAGAACTTTTTTCATGATATTTTGTTGTATAAGTAGAGTTTTAGCTAAGTTGGGAAGGGAAATTAAGCAATTTTTTAGAGATTTTATCATAATTTTGTGAAATGGGAGATATTGGTATTTGATAGTGTGTAAAGAAGTGGAGGTTTTAGAGAAATAGTTGGGGATTTAAAGTTTATATAGCACTAGTTTTCTTTGTTTGTGTCAATCATTTATATGCTTAAGTTGATAAGAGTTGGATATGCATGTGAGAATTCCATGTGCTATGCCTTTGACTGTATTTTTTAACTTGCAATAAAACCATCTTAAAGGCATGGCCTACCACTAATAAAACAAACTAGCCAAATCCCACAACTTAATCTAGTAGCTTACTTTGGATTATTTTCTCTAATACACATTATTGCCAATCATAAGATTATAAATGATCAGTTTGTTcaccttccaatgttcaaagttcaggttttctattttgtctataattaagtttttcacaaaattTTGTTTAAAACATTCATCTTAAACGTTGAACGGTCAATCAAATAAACGAGATAATAACAGAATTTTCATCAACTCTTTTTATATTTAAGGCGAACATGGTTTTTCTATGAGAGATTAACTACAATTTCTTATTTCCTCTCATCCACACCAAAGGTTACATTGactttatcacacttgtcgagacgtgttttgcaacgtgaatatctttagttatacattattaaaaattataaaaaattgatattcttattgcattcatgacgataaaccaaacaagatctcacatgactatattttctcttatagattaagaataatatcaaagattctctacgaccatgaatagtgcccaAAAGTCAAtataacctttggtctggatgggagggaaTATATATTGTCTTTTAAGGTGTTCAGTGAAGAAAATATCTGGAGATTATTAAATATCTATGGCCTAAAATTTAGGCCAGCATGGGAGGGTGGACAAATATGAACATATTCATGCGAGAATGTAGTTTCAAAAGCACGCTTAATTACAAAAGATTCGAGATGTCTTATAATCTCTACCTTAATTAGGAGTGGAAAATCACAAGAATTAATGTTTCTAAAGGATAAAACACGTCTCGAAAGTCAAATTCAAGGGCGGGGAGTGGCCCTAATAAGCCAACGTATCAAAACTCTTAACAAACCGTATCTCATTTATTGTGAGCATATATTATAAGATAAAACGTTTTGTCCGCATGAACATAATAACACCGTATTATCATGGGCATAACATAATTTGAGACATATAATGGTCTTATTTAccacaaattcttattttagactcTCTTAAATTAATATACACTCACAATCAATATAAATAGTGTTAAAGTAAAAAGAAGATTGTGAGACATCTTAACTTCTACACCTTATTTACGCCTATTGTACAACATAACAGTTATTATAGTCATCATGAGAAGAAACTGTAGCCAACATTAGCATATCATTGCTAATTTGCTGTCATGAGTATATAGCATAATTTGATGATCTTATGTTTATTAGGTGTTGTTTCATAAACATTGGTCCTACAAATCCGAAAAATCATCAATACCACTTGTGACAACAAAGTGGCACAAGTACATATGTGAAAACCATAGTATTTCATCTTGAAATCTTTGCAAAAATTGGTGAAGTTGGGAGAACTTGTCCATAATTGACATTTGTCTGTACTACAAAAGAAAGAAACAATGTCAATTattagttgtttttgtttaataTAAGTGCTGGATTTAGGGGGTTAGTAGGGACACTCGCCTTCATAGACGGTCAAAAATTTCAAAGTTTTTAGAAATTTTTCGAATATTTAGACTTTTCTTTAAACCATTACCCGTTTGCTCGCTAAAATTTTTCGCCCCGCTGGGATCAATTCCTGACTCTGCCACTTCTTAAGCATTAGATTGAATTATAATCTCACCAAATTCTCAACTTGTGGAATTGTTCTTCCCAATAAATTAAGCCATGCAACCAATCATTTTGCAAAAAGCAATCATTAAGGTAAGGTTGGCAttgaaatgaaaacaaacatttttatttgtttggtgaATTCAAACAATTATTATGAGCGTATATTCTTCTAATATAGTAATCTTTATTATTATGGGGTCACTACATCCTTGATTCCTTTGCTTAAGGAAAGGAAATCATTTGATCAAAGTATTAAACTGTGGTATCGATCTCAAGTCATGGTAGcagcgtttttttttttggtctaaaccatccggtaatccaaaCCACATTGAGCCGACTAATCCgaatttcggggcgtgtccaaggattacggtatttaaacccctcccaatcgcagttgtgggggatcgatccatGCAACCAATCCCTTTGCAAAAAAATGCTACCAGGTAAGGTTGGCAACTAACGATTGGTAGCAGCGTACAATAATGGTATCAATCTCAAGTCATGGTAACATACTTAGCGTACAATGATGGAGCTGCATGTCGAAGTTCATCTTGATCAGCAATATCTTTCAGCAGCGTCTTACTAATCGGAAAACATCAGGATCAGTTATTCAGCACCCATTCTTCTATGGTGCTTATAAGCACCCGATCAAAATGGTAGCACAATAAGTGTAATAGCTATGGGAACACAAAAGCGAAACGAGACCAGACAATTAATTACCCAACAGAGCAGTCAGGACCGCTAATCAACATGGAAGACCACTAGTTCAAGTCGAAGAAGTACATAAAAGGAAGAAGCTCAATTTCTAAATGCTCGTTCAGGAAAACTCTTTACATTAATATCTACTCAAGTTTTTTTTTACTAAAAAGCATACAACAAAGCTCCCGATATAATCTGTGATCTCTTTTGCCATGCCATCCATCGAGACCATAGGAGGAGGCACACGAGGGAGTAAACTCAATCAAAGCTATCATCATATTCACTAggaaaaaattaaataattatggaACAGAGAAGTGAACAACAAAATCGAAACTTCAACACCTTGTGTCAGATAGATTATCAACATCAAATCTGCAGAATGACACTCGGCCAAGATCAACAGGACCGCAACAAGACAGGACCCACTGATGCACTAAGCATTTCACTTAAAGCTACTTGAACATCCTTCGACCCGTGTTCACATTTGATCAAGGTAGAAAGAAGAGGGAAGAATGTTATCAAGTTCCTCTCGAAGGAAGTGTCTCCCAAACTACATATGCCCTGTAGTGTTGCTACTACTAGGGGTCCACGTGCACCCAATTCTCTACGTCTCCTCGAACCCAAGGGAATCCTCCACAGTTGCACAGCATTTGACGGAGTTGCTTGTCCTGATGAAGTCTCAATGTAGTATTGAAGCACTTCTCGGCAAAGATTAATGAGGTGGGATTCTACTTCCGCCTCGTTGAAGTCTAGAGGCTTGTCTAGCATGAGGTTTTGTAACAATGTGAGGCACATTTGGTAGGCCTCGTTTTCAAGGCGTAGAAGTGGAGGGTCTTGCATTTGAGTGACAGATCCAAATTCCTGCAGCTTAGTGCATAGGTTGGTGTCACTGTTAATCTTATGTGCGTGTGACGCAACTGCATGCAAAGCATCAAAGAGGACACAAACATTCTTTGCCAATATCTGTGATCTATACATTGAGTACATCTCCATTGTAGCCTGCCAATTTCAACAGAAGAATAAATTTAATGCATATTCCAGAGTCATGTCATGTTTGCATTATGGCAAGCTCATCTCAAACAGTGTTTCTAAAATGTACTTCGTACTACGTTAGATTGATGCAATATACGGGCTCTAAACCTAGTATACTAATTTGCATATGAGTCATGCTTACCTGGATCAACAGGAGTTGGACAGCGCACCGGCTTTTCGCATCAGATATGGCAGCATATAACTGCCGGGTTCTTAAGCCCTCTGTATCAAGATCAGGATCAGTTTCAGTCGGCTCACTGGTACCTTCTCTACTAATTGTTTCTTCATTATTACTTGCTGAAGTATCCTCGttaaagatgaaagaaaaatCTGGAAGGGTAGACGCGGCTGCTTCTTTCAAGGAAAAAACCACATCAACCCATTTTTCATCTGAAAAGAGATCACCAGAATTGCTTATCAACCGAACAAATGCAGCAATACCAATTCCAGCTAAGCTTTGGTGAGGACGCTTAATGAAGCCCACCAAGAGCATGAGCACTTTCTTTAGAAGAGGATGGACAGTGGAATAGAATTTGACAAAAAGGTCAACGATTAGCTCAAGTGACAGTGTACAAGTCTCATAGAGCCATGAATCTTGATCAAAGTCAGCTAGTTCACTGTCTATGGCTTCCCCCGATGAATTTTCTGCAGTAGTGTCAACAGCATGATGAACATAATCAAATATACGGAACAAGACGGATTCAAACACCCGCTCCCACAGAGGAAGTGAAAAGTGATGGCCATAGTTTCGTAGCGTATCGAACAAAATCTGCAGCGCACGTTTTCTAATTTCAGGTCTTGGATCAAAGCTAAGTTCCGAAAGTCCTGCAATAGAGAGAAATAGAGTCATATAAGTCACGGAAAGACACTGATAAAGTTACACCCAATAAAATACACACACTGATATTGAAAAGTTGGGGAAAATAATCAATATGATGGAGCATCGTTTGATACGAGTATTAGACAAAGTGGAAACTGCAAATTAGTTCACTATAACCAAGTCTACTCCTATTTACACTCCACAGATACCATGTTAGAAGCGAAGGAATTGAAAAGAAATATCTTCGAcgggtttttttatttttaataatttgGGAAATACACAAACTAGAAACTGTGGAATCAGCCAAGTTGAGTTTTCTTGAACAAATATGTTTGACAGAGAATGGAGCCGTAAACTCAGGATTAATGACCCTAATACTTCCCATGGACAGAAGGCTAAATCAATGGACAATGGTCACTTTAGAGTTCTTTCCTCCTATAGTAGTTAAAGTTCAGCAGACAACGACTTCGAACAGACATAGCATATCTTGATCACAAATTACAAAATGTAAGTGCAATAAAAAATTTTGAAATCGTATGAGCAATCTAAGAAATTAGATGAATGTACTAGGGAGCTGTTTGCATTGAGACCGAAAAGTAATAAGAGGAATGAGAGGAATGCTTAGTAAGAATTACGCCTTATAAAAAATAAAGACACCAAAATGCTCATCAATCATACTCAAGTTTGGTGTCTAAGGAGGCAAGGAAAATTGTGGGATAGTAGTCTGATACACATTAAGTTTAAAGAGATTTGGAAACTTGGTGCTCTATGATCTGGCTTGTGGACCTAGTCAGCTTGACCTTCGGTGAAGCAGGTTAGCTAACCCCACCACCAGCGCAGGTGCTACAATCGGATGGATGAATCAAAATCTAACACACAAACATTCAGGACCAGACCAGTTAGCTGGAATGGGTCTTCGCAATATTCTACACACTTTTATGAATGAACGAACAGGTTGAAAAAGCATAGAGGAAACATAAATAGTGGGACAAGCATGGTATAGAGAGATCTAAAGCCAGCAGGACGCTAAGCACCTATCAAGCAGATGCAGTTGTAAAGATAAGAGTAAATGCTAGACTTGGCATACTGCCAAAACCAACTCATACTGCTCAGATCAAGTGATTATAGCCACCGGATTGTATGCATAATAGCAGACTAATAGTTACAAAATGTCAATCTAGGTGTAAAAACTGTACCCATACCCACCCATCCAAACGGATCTCTTTCGGGATAGTATCCAAGTAGGCCTACCTGTAACTAGACCTAGCGAAACAGACTTAATTCTAAATAAATCGACCGAACACAGCAACTAGAATATGATTAGATACCCAAACTGTCATGTACAGGGCCTGAACTTTGTTGGACCCGACATTGACACAACTGATCCAACTCAAAACCAGTTGGACCTGATCCAGGATGCCATGAATTGACCCAAAACAAACATTTAAAATTATACGAGAGCACAATAATATTCTTAGTTCTCAAAATATAAATGAAgagaaatttgaaaattgagaagATTATTGTGGAAAAAAGGGGTAAAAAAACCTTGATAAACACTAGAAAGGACCTGACTTAGACCCAATTGACCAGAACCAGAGTTTGTAACTATTACCCGAAAACGATTCCAACCTGACACCTACTAACCCTCTCCTAAAACTTGTTTACAGATGCTTCGTACAGACCTGAACTCTACGGTATTAAACCTGATGAATGCTCAGTTGCATAACAATAGAAAACTCAATTGCCTCGGACCCAACAATGGCAGGATACATATTTAGTCAGTTGGCATATAGTTTCACATTTGGCAGATAACAACATTAGTGTTGTGCATCTGTCAACAAACAGATAGTGTTATGTTACACCTAAGATATTTAAAGAAAAGGTATGCATATGCTCTTACCGGCCAACAAAGGGAACCAAAAATATAAGTGATCAACCTTATCAGCTGACTCTCCATTTTCCAACCTTCCATCT
This sequence is a window from Silene latifolia isolate original U9 population chromosome 8, ASM4854445v1, whole genome shotgun sequence. Protein-coding genes within it:
- the LOC141594301 gene encoding putative calcium-binding protein CML25 — protein: MIKSLKNCLISLPNLAKTLLIQQNIMKKVLKRCKKSKNKRKFLGFNGLKSSFGSMELSNQLELVFKFIDANGDGKISKHELSDFLLCLGHDKSKVYDEADGMLRYMDSNGDGYVDLHEYMDVVMMSDDDDDDEHDDDGAYDVHDEYKHDHHHQHDVLEDEIMDAFHVFDTDKNGLISAKELNNVLKRLGFVNCDIKECNLMIKGVDKDGDGFVNFEEFRLMMLGFCS